The following proteins come from a genomic window of Mauremys mutica isolate MM-2020 ecotype Southern chromosome 7, ASM2049712v1, whole genome shotgun sequence:
- the LOC123374544 gene encoding uncharacterized protein LOC123374544 — protein MVRLCTHHQKQFIRVLNDIYTEVQPGCEGRPLPESENMDAATCSSGCSQQSTENWKKSAPCSELKPLTSSDSDRDPVGLHSPLRAAGQPLEQHAEVKSMNRMENFSSAFKKDFSEHSATRSSSVSPKDSSTQGYLTTSNSSSLHFHPGTRSPEGQTPGQEQESGVRKCEDDKDQIQGKALADGYVAVKVAHVNGSEDKSDSCLGSQKNSSKAFPEEGWDSGFPVNSPRRADKENALQCSSKASLHQDLEINEEDARPKQENHLHALGKAKGGYHPHAGDKNPREHARDGWVASAPVPVMHKASSGRSRAKAGSSAVRTARKNKRASGLRINDYDNQCDVVYISQPITECHLESQRSVSSRRTARKSTRGYYFNGECCELPTVRTLVKSSRVGPALRPEAKQSPARSGGEPSGAAPAGRKEADKRASLRLLSKGAPPSREANERAEKEPSEGGSLESREAAYTEPLLALSAPACPDNAPEGGSATTQPLAIGPSAAEGSEERMCQLLEEVEANVLQQASSSADLAGDCEPTEDSSREATDSTPLSPPEAASREEGSPSSEIHVVPAPPASLDPAPPAGLDPTPPLQLPTSAELVHHAEPPASMDPTPPLQLPTSAELVHHAEPPASMDPTPPLQLPTSAELVHHAEPPASMDPTPPLQLPTNPELAGALPGDPPTSSDLELPAMPPASMDLEPPVQPPASLETEPPVSLEMEPPASLQSADVTTSVPADPQAAVREVQESPPEPGEAMLTLAELSGILAGETAPESSRLCERENGDGEMPSGPDTSETDGKGTGLSKESPEKKQKKGRRALVASDRRLRSQQSQPPTEGSAEKSGSSTSLQLPCLQIKLSKSPGAKRFRREVHLDGAASVCFPKDCFHKTLLKNIQGPGTGSALEREPVQRGGDENGITTRQTYKSMLAKEGAAEREGSSKDGPPAKASHSKSGEMLEICVEANSDKRSVLLPRESGTGVQDAERSDEKPGDVENPDNAVDAGKVQYKDLTDSPTGPSSKSGSKHVPSKTWKHKKLALPVYNLRHTPTPVDTAKKNLPGKEVLQANPSQKEERSSGNKDTIDLKEVDTVAEDKPKFVEWCAEEENQELIADFNAQYMKVQKGWIQLEKEVQPAPKVKNKADKLKEIWKSKKRTRKCRASLEVQKLSPVQMLFMKAFKLSNICRWFLETTETRSLVIVKKLNTRLPGDVPPIKIPLQKYCSSSLYPSSLQAERLKKHLKKFAATTPAKNNLKNQKLWARLRENADSTEPGEAASPNRMSPCETSSEEAGEDRNVQPPPSLPTQASTRILRKYSNLRGKLRAQHRLAKNERKGESAADHPSVESKQSRKSVCINPLMSPKLALQVKADVFPAKSMRAEAAVKGRKGKSRSQEDSLPKADPQPGRKKRTLQEGSAVPEPSHSSSKDRLPAKKGSKVKHSEGPPKAPATRKQAAMERSSKLEKKVSSKEKRVPKRQLGKGRLPIPKVRENPTKRAAAPPSQEGLTKSAKPKPAGEPSTRSQKAANKKPSSGKTLTRSMKKIQESSTSQGKRKLRAKVDCSHSKRTRLDAK, from the exons ATGGTCAGACTGTGTACACATCACCAGAAGCAATTCATTCGTGTGCTAAACGACATCTACACGGAAGTCCAGCCAGGCTGCGAGGGCCGGCCATTACCTGAATCCGAAAACATGGATGCAGCTACTTGCAGCTCTGGTTGTagccagcaaagcactgaaaatTGGAAGAAGTCTGCTCCCTGTTCTGAATTGAAGCCCCTTACTTCCTCAGACTCAGACAGAGACCCAGTGGGTCTTCATAGCCCTTTGCGTGCTGCAGGGCAACCCTTGGAGCAGCACGCAGAGGTGAAATCCATGAACAGGATGGAGAATTTCAGTTCTGCTTTCAAAAAAGACTTCTCTGAACACTCTGCTACTAGAAGTAGTTCTGTTAGTCCAAAGGATAGTTCCACCCAAGGATACCTCACCACTTCGAACTCTTCCTCACTTCACTTCCATCCTGGCACCAGGAGCCCGGAAGGACAAACCCCTGGACAGGAGCAAGAGTCTGGTGTCAGAAAGTGTGAGGATGACAAAGACCAGATCCAAGGCAAGGCCTTAGCAGACGGCTACGTTGCTGTCAAAGTGGCCCATGTGAACGGCAGTGAGGACAAGTCAGACAGCTGCCTGGGCTCTCAGAAGAACTCTTCCAAAGCTTTCCCAGAAGAGGGTTGGGATTCAGGGTTTCCAGTGAACTCTCCTAGAAGAGCTGACAAGGAGAACGCTTTACAGTGCAGCTCCAAAGCCTCTTTGCACCAGGATTTAGAAATAAACGAAGAAGATGCAAGACCAAAGCAAGAAAACCATCTCCATGCCCTGGGGAAGGCTAAGGGGGGCTACCACCCGCATGCTGGCGACAAGAATCCACGTGAGCATGCCAGAGACGGATGGGTGGCctctgccccagtgccagtgatGCACAAAGCCTCCAGTGGGCGCTCACGAGCTAAGGCAGGGTCCTCAGCCGTCAGAACAGCTCGGAAGAACAAAAGGGCATCGGGGCTGAGAATAAACGACTATGACAACCAGTGTGACGTTGTCTACATCAGCCAGCCAATAACTGAATGCCACCTGGAGAGCCAGCGGTCGGTGTCGTCCCGGAGGACAGCTCGGAAGAGCACCCGCGGGTATTACTTCAACGGTGAGTGCTGCGAGCTGCCAACTGTCCGCACGCTGGTGAAAAGCTCCCGGGTGGGGCCGGCACTGAGGCCGGAAGCTAAGCAGAGCCCGGCGCGCTCCGGAGGCGAGCCTTCGGGGGCAGCCCCAGCTGGGCGGAAAGAGGCTGACAAAAGAGCTTCCCTCAGGCTCCTGTCCAAAGGGGCTCCCCCCAGCAGAGAAGCTAACGAGAGAGCCGAAAAGGAGCCCAGCGAGGGCGGCTCGCTGGAGTCAAGAGAAGCTGCTTACACTGAGCCACTGCTGGCTCTCTCTGCTCCCGCCTGCCCTGACAATGCACCAGAAGGCGGCTCGGCCACCACGCAGCCTCTAGCCATCGGCCCCTCTGCTGCTGAAGGAAGTGAGGAGAGGATGTGCCAGCTGCTGGAAGAGGTGGAGGCAAATGTTCTTCAGCAAGCTAGCAGCAGTGCTGACCTGGCTGGGGACTGTGAGCCCACAGAagacagcagcagggaggctACAGATTCGACACCTCTTTCTCCGCCAGAAGCTGCTAGTAGGGAGGAAGGTTCTCCAAGCTCAGAAATACACGTTGTTCCGGCGCCTCCTGCCAGCCTAGACCCGGCGCCTCCTGCCGGCCTGGACCCAACTCCTCCTTTGCAGCTTCCTaccagtgcagagctggtgcaCCATGCAGAGCCTCCTGCCAGCATGGACCCAACTCCTCCTTTGCAGCTTCCTaccagtgcagagctggtgcaTCATGCAGAGCCTCCTGCCAGCATGGACCCAACTCCTCCTTTGCAGCTTCCTaccagtgcagagctggtgcaTCATGCAGAGCCTCCTGCCAGCATGGACCCAACTCCTCCTTTGCAGCTTCCTacca ACCCAGAGCTGGCTGGAGCACTTCCTGGAGACCCCCCAACTAGTTCAGACCTGGAGCTTCCTGCCATGCCCCCTGCCAGCATGGACCTGGAGCCTCCTGTGCAGCCCCCGGCGAGCTTGGAGACGGAGCCCCCGGTGAGCTTGGAGATGGAGCCCCCGGCTAGCTTGCAGTCTGCCGATGTGACCACAAGCGTTCCTGCTGACCCACAAGCTGCCGTAAGGGAGGTGCAGGAAAGCCCACCTGAGCCAGGGGAGGCCATGCTGACTCTTGCAGAGCTCAGTGGAATCTTGGCAGGCGAGACTGCCCCAGAGAGCAGCaggctgtgtgagagagagaacggCGATGGCGAAATGCCATCAGGACCTGACACTTCAGAAACAGATGGTAAAGGGACCGGCTTGTCCAAAGAAAGCCCAGAGAAGAAGCAAAAGAAAGGCAGGAGAGCGCTCGTAGCATCAGACCGGCGTCTCCGCAGCCAGCAATCCCAACCACCCACAGAAGGCAGTGCTGAAAAGTCTGGTTCTTCCACCTCTCTGCAGCTTCCCTGTCTTCAGATTAAGCTTTCTAAAAGTCCCGGTGCAAAGCGTTTTAGGAGGGAGGTGCACCTTGATGGAGCAGCATCCGTGTGCTTCCCAAAGGATTGTTTCCACAAAACACTGCTGAAGAACATCCAGGGCCCAGGCACCGGGAGTGCCCTAGAGAGAGAGCCCGTGCAGCGGGGAGGAGATGAAAATGGCATTACTACTAGGCAAACCTATAAAAGCATGTTGGCAAAAGAGGgtgcagcagagagagaagggtcATCAAAAGATGGCCCCCCTGCTAAAGCCAGCCATAGTAAGTCAGGGGAGATGCTTGAGATCTGTGTAGAGGCTAATTCTGATAAGAGAAGTGTTCTCCTTCCTAGGGAAAGTGGAACAGGTGTACAGGATGCAGAGCGATCGGATGAGAAACCAGGTGATGTGGAGAACCCAGACAATGCTGTAGATGCTGGAAAGGTACAGTATAAAGATCTGACTGATTCGCCTACAGGTCCCAGTAGCAAAAGTGGAAGCAAACACGTCCCATCCAAGACTTGGAAGCATAAAAAGCTGGCCCTCCCAGTTTACAACTTGAGACACACCCCTACACCTGTGGACACTGCAAAAAAGAATCTTCCAGGGAAGGAAGTTCTGCAAGCAAATCCAAGCCAGAAGGAAGAACGCAGTTCAGGGAACAAAGACACCATAGATTTGAAGGAGGTGGACACAGTGGCTGAGGACAAACCAAAGTTTGTGGAGTGGTGTGCTGAGGAAGAGAATCAGGAGCTTATTGCTGACTTTAATGCCCAGTATATGAAAGTTCAGAAAGGCTGGATTCAGTTGGAAAAAGAAGTACAGCCAGCCCCCAAAGTAAAGAACAAAGCTGACAAGCTGAAAGAGATTTGGAAAAGCAAGAAAAGAACCCGGAAATGCAGGGCATCTCTCGAAGTTCAGAAGCTTTCTCCTGTCCAGATGCTGTTTATGAAGGCCTTCAAGTTATCCAACATTTGCCGTTGGTTCTTGGAGACAACTGAAACCAGGTCGCTAGTCATTGTGAAGAAACTCAATACCCGTCTCCCCGGAGATGTGCCCCCCATCAAGATCCCCCTGCAGAAATATTGTTCTTCCAGCCTGTATCCCAGCTCACTGCAAGCTGAACGCTTGAAAAAACACCTCAAGAAATTTGCTGCAACTACCCCTGCTAAAAATAACTTGAAGAATCAAAAGTTATGGGCCAGGCTTCGGGAGAACGCTGACAGTACGGAGCCCGGGGAAGCCGCCAGTCCCAACCGGATGTCTCCTTGTGAGACGAGCTCAGAAGAAGCTGGTGAAGACAGAAACGTGCAGCCCCCTCCAAGTCTGCCAACGCAGGCTAGCACTAGGATTCTGCGGAAATACTCCAATCTGCGGGGCAAACTGCGAGCCCAGCACCGCCTGGCAAAGAACGAGAGAAAGGGGGAGAGTGCAGCTGATCATCCCTCCGTGGAAAGTAAGCAAAGCCGGAAGAGCGTCTGCATCAACCCGCTGATGTCTCCAAAGCTGGCCTTGCAAGTCAAAGCAGATGTGTTTCCTGCTAAGTCCATGCGAGCGGAAGCAGCGGTAaagggaagaaaagggaaaagcaGGTCCCAGGAGGACTCCTTGCCCAAAGCTGACCCTCAGCCAGGCAGAAAGAAGAGAACGCTGCAGGAGGGCAGTGCTGTGCCAGAGCCGTCTCACTCCTCCAGTAAAGACAGGCTGCCAGCTAAGAAGGGCAGCAAAGTAAAACATTCCGAGGGTCCTCCGAAAGCTCCTGCTACCAGAAAGCAGGCTGCCATGGAAAGAAGCAGTAAGCTCGAGAAAAAGGTGTCTTCGAAAGAGAAGAGAGTCCCGAAAAGGCAGCTTGGCAAAGGCAGACTCCCCATCCCGAAAGTCAGAGAGAACCCCACCAAaagagctgcagccccacccaGCCAGGAAGGGCTCACAAAATCTGCAAAGCCGAAGCCTGCGGGGGAGCCCTCTACCAGGTCACAGAAAGCAGCCAATAAGAAGCCCAGCAGTGGGAAAACTCTGACCAGGTCTATGAAGAAAATTCAAGAGAGCAGCACGTCCCAGGGCAAGAGAAAATTAAGGGCAAAAGTTGACTGTTCACACAGCAAGCGAACACGACTGGATGCAAAATAA